In one Myripristis murdjan chromosome 5, fMyrMur1.1, whole genome shotgun sequence genomic region, the following are encoded:
- the dido1 gene encoding LOW QUALITY PROTEIN: death-inducer obliterator 1 (The sequence of the model RefSeq protein was modified relative to this genomic sequence to represent the inferred CDS: deleted 1 base in 1 codon), whose amino-acid sequence MEENVSPELSLAPEPEQSQDPMDSCSQAVAEEDKEGKEQFQLQDENVAKEKLEVPDISPKARGEVKKTWGFRQTTIAKREMPGEAAADTQENRCPVRRSGRQSKRTDKLEEFLSTTKRASRKSAPPTLESSDPPSQTPTDAETASEASFDGNTDTKALDDKVESPERRTRSGTRKQTVGKTRGARQTREGGGRTVKDEGSSDNDEDGSAKKPQSQDNDEDKKDEEQNEPCLEEVGSGKSAQPQPEQDSEKKEVVEEDQKEQEARKDKLEPKEEVNQEDEDESKEKPPTAFAKRGPVRTYTNKKKAANKNITPVSKAPLPVNKVITPVKRETKPKGIQPAAKPGTSQTDEENEDENDSSTSSSSSSIESDDGGYDPNALYCICRQKHNKRFMICCDRCEEWFHGDCVGITEARGRLMERNGEDYICPNCTAKKNKVVRPATAALSAGTELGKLKADAAAAAYAADIPAATSSPAAGVTDPRAVDPSASASHSAAAPTPAASTTSAPAEEKTGDDLGIKGRIEKATNPTGKKKIKIFQPALQQTAQQKTDQKATPAVEQRMAPKAEQKAAPTAEQRVASNVEVKTTPALEQKEVPRVEKAEESNLPKCIGPGCENNAQPDSVYCGNDCILRHAAVAMKSKERAKAQKTKSTPKRSTVGGKRPNRKSVEEESDSEEEHDPDLDDDEEDEHAEEHPPPPAAASWSSDHNYNAVTPEKTTPISPTVLNKKSPPKEEKQSEKEQKDRDPAPAEKSSPASKTPVKVNKKSPATKGTKTTPKGKKPSPQVTSSKFSKKLTTPPSKTAAKSKKPAPSSAPAPSPFPPGPVHITGALRVTKSTFTIPKKQPQQKDTQSHSQTSSSSRVPSSPVSSSPSNHSSSSRPPQPAASAPSMSPMPPPNNQMRQNIRRSLTDILYKRVSDSDDLNMTESEVGRLAVAIEKEMFNLCLNTDSKYKNKYRSLMFNLKDPKNKGLFYRVIGGEVSPFRLVRLSAEELLSKEISEWRKADPPEAQTNSARAHSGQSKLGSRRESGPHNMDVEDAPPTSDADVCISTTSPSSRMASAADQDETTPSVSAQVSAVEGNSGSSMPDIFNTMLKDTTAEHRTHLFDLNCKICTGQKTEDEPAAKKAKLMKKPDTKPPRQELRSSRSSSGDVPPAYQQQVPQGYQHQDPMVYQHQIPPVYQSSMEAPVSDSQPQLYQEDPSSMVPPAQVPAPVTNPTVSSVSITRRDPRMARHGSGVSVTHAAPETPTVMPISAEPPSISVAAPVEVGPKGPLPMPPAPPPSMTVSKSAKNSTSEPPPEGETAIFLHGQEKIWKGFINMQSVAKFVTKAYLVSGSFEYLKEDLPDTIHVGGRISPSTVWDYVGKLKTSLSKELCLIRFHPATEEEEVAYVSLFSYFSSRKRFGVVANNNRRIKDLYLIPLSSKDPLPSKLLPFDGPGLEPARPNLLLGLLICQKDRKRAGAPLEVEEKRSKTQTKDTDDTGLPKPSASIKTEKSVRPSQEIPFSTTPPGSPPSLSSSETPSSSSSVTSSSVLSFLQAVKPPTTSTPSGKDSPSSSGSVASSAPTATPLQTILNTLFGKKKHDSEASNSPSEHSVEASAPPPTMLDPIVQQFGQISKEKVDEDEDDRPYDPEEEYDPSRGYNVPKKPVDMVSEPEVSKQREETPNEVDDVAYDPEDDSIFDEVKPVVPGQAKGTAECIAEPQKILEDMKQIGDQKWQKQGEQVQQQMSSVVTSATSFSVTDTLITQPAKSLLANSQLLQLGKKVEELVKSSSVAPLINQRRDPRQSRDPRQAAASRKLTDEPEEKEEIPDALADTTPSSQPAFKKTELAEVVEPEHRKSSEEPETQQPQDEVKSETLPFMDSDKAEVSIPLLGEQMEPDMEVNFMEEEVKNEEAETPEAETDIDKYSIWPNAASILKTGDDSKYEQNSQDSDSSSFFIASTNTSTVTSAIPVLTQSTMGDTHSHHMPHMSSSGFQNEYRPPADVPPPSNFPPPHPMQGSNLIIRPPPMSMPPPMQGPPMSGPPPMQGPPPPIHVPPPIRGPPPMQNDGSQQYGPPPGSYPPYQNQWGGTQPQQQPPPGPPPQNIMPPRGPPPPFPPVGQRGPPPQMFDPSMPPQHIGQQGPPTGLPPPPSFDGQNSLPPPRFSGGPPPPFQFPGSRGPPPPFTGPPPGHFDNRLPPPSHFPGPRGPPPSQYGDHGSQPPMVEPPRGPVDQYNKDNANSFKIGVDQQQNQNPAHMYKENQGPPPGSAYRGPLPNQYEDRRGPPSSGEMGGQHFHPHNQYGGSRPHSSPPHRGTFDEHRGLPSQDNRAPQPQHFGGSERYRFDRHSEDGRPVRHSGPLLPTPSEGPIPPPGRMGAHSPDLHREDHWRRHSPDMRRRSSSTREESEPRGDRLSRFEGGHREPPPGPSHLSEERQRELSEDRRRDREREGPHSGRPSWDRAQGKRWSREREWDRGRERDRDRERSRERDRSRGREGERHRETEGERHRDPEADKRRDRDRDKDRERDRDRGRDRDRDRDSDRRDYDRDRGRIRDRDRERERDRERDRRRSRDRDRGKDRGRDRDRERDRDRDKDRDRRERSRSRERKEDKKESKHDVPKDSDKLAETENDKNMS is encoded by the exons ATGGAGGAGAATGTGAGCCCTGAGCTCTCTCTAGCTCCTGAGCCAGAGCAGAGCCAGGACCCTATGGATAGCTGCTCTCAAG CCGTTGCAGAAGAGGATAAAGAGGGAAAGGAACAGTTTCAACTGCAAGATGAGAATGTTGCTAAAGAGAAGCTAGAGGTACCAGATATATCTCCCAAGGCCAGGGGTGAAGTGAAGAAGACTTGGGGTTTCCGTCAGACCACCATCGCAAAGAGAGAGATGCCAGGTGAAGCAGCTGCCGACACTCAAGAAAACCGCTGTCCTGTACGACGTAGCGGCAGGCAGTCCAAACGCACTGACAAATTGGAGGAGTTCCTCTCCACCACCAAAAGAGCGTCAAGAAAGAGCGCCCCTCCCACCTTGGAGAGCAGCGACCCCCCCTCCCAGACCCCAACTGACGCAGAGACGGCCTCAGAGGCCAGCTTTGACGGTAACACAGATACAAAGGCTCTAGACGATAAAGTGGAGTCCCcagagaggaggacaaggagcGGGACAAGAAAACAGACTGTTGGGAAGACTCGAGGTGCCAGACAGACCCGAGAGGGCGGTGGACGTACAGTCAAAGATGAAGGAAGCTCGGACAATGATGAGGATGGTAGTGCCAAGAAGCCCCAGTCACAGGACAATGATGAGgataaaaaagatgaagaacagAATGAGCCCTGTCTGGAAGAAGTAGGGAGTGGGAAGTCAGCACAGCCTCAGCCAGAGCAGGACTCTGAGAAGAAAGAGGTTGTGGAGGAGGACCAGAAAGAGCAGGAAGCCAGAAAGGACAAACTGGAGCCAAAAGAAGAGGTAAACCAAGAGGACGAGGACGAGAGCAAAGAGAAGCCTCCAACCGCATTTGCAAAGCGTGGACCAGTAAGAACTTACACCAACAAGAAGAAGGcagccaataaaaacatcaccCCAGTTAGTAAAGCTCCTCTTCCCGTCAATAAGGTTATTACTCCTGTCAAGAGGGAAACCAAGCCTAAAGGAATTCAACCTGCAGCCAAGCCTGGCACATCCCAGACAGATgaggaaaatgaagatgaaaatgactCTTCAacttcttcatcctcatcatccatTGAGTCTGATGATGGAGGATATGACCCCAACGCGCTGTACTGCATCTGTCGCCAGAAACACAACAAACG GTTCATGATCTGCTGTGACCGCTGTGAGGAGTGGTTCCACGGAGACTGTGTAGGTATCACTGAAGCTCGTGGGCGCCTGATGGAGAGAAACGGGGAAGACTACATCTGCCCCAACTGCACTGCCAAGAAGAACAAGGTGGTCAGACCTGCCACAGCTGCCCTTTCTGCGGGCACGGAGTTGGGGAAGCTCAAAGCCGATGCCGCTGCTGCCGCGTATGCTGCCGACATTCCTGCTgccacttcttctccagctgctggggTAACTGACCCCAGAGCAGTAGACCCCAGCGCTTCAGCCAGTCATTCTGCAGCAGCCCCTACACCTGCCGCATCCACCACATCCGCTCCAGCAGAAGAGAAAACAGGAGATGATCTGGGCATCAAAGGCAGAATAGAGAAAGCCACTAATCCAACTGGGAAGAAGAAGATAAAGATCTTTCAGCCG GCACTACAGCAGACAGCGCAGCAGAAAACCGATCAGAAGGCGACACCAGCTGTTGAACAGAGGATGGCACCCAAAGCGGAGCAGAAAGCAGCACCAACTGCAGAGCAGAGGGTAGCATCAAATGTGGAGGTGAAAACAACGCCGGCCTTAGAGCAGAAGGAGGTTCCCAGGGTGGAGAAAGCTGAGGAGTCTAACCTTCCCAAATGCATTGGGCCTGGCTGTGAGAATAACGCCCAGCCAGACTCTGTCTATTGTGGCAACGACTGTATCCTGAGGCATGCTGCTGTGGCCATGAAGTCCAAGGAGAGGGCCAAAGCACAGAAGACCAAGTCCACACCGAAG AGGAGCACCGTTGGTGGGAAAAGGCCAAATAGGAAGTCCGTGGAGGAGGAGTCAGACAGCGAGGAAGAGCACGATCCTGATCTGGATGACGACGAAGAAGATGAGCACGCCGAGGAACATCCGCCACCTCCAGCTGCTGCGTCCTGGTCCAGCGACCATAATTACAATGCAGTAACGCCAGAAAAGACTACACCCATATCACCTACAGTGTTAAACAAAAAGT CACCCCCTAAAGAGGAGAAGCAAAGTGAGAAGGAGCAGAAGGACAGGGATCCAGCCCCTGCTGAGAAGTCCTCCCCAGCTTCCAAAACACCCGTCAAAGTGAACAAGAAGTCCCCGGCCACAAAAGGAACCAAGACTACCCCAAAGGGCAAGAAGCCTTCCCCTCAAGTCACCAGCTCCAAGTTCTCCAAGAAACTCACCACACCTCCAAGTAAAACTGCAGCAAAGTCCAAGAAACCAGCTCCGTCGTCTGCCCCTGCCCCGTCTCCCTTCCCTCCAGGTCCTGTCCACATAACAGGAGCACTGCGAGTCACCAAGTCCACCTTCACCATTCCTAAGAAGCAGCCCCAACAAAAAGACACCCAATCCCACAGTCAGACCTCCTCGTCCTCCAGAGTCCCATCTTCTCCTGTTTCATCATCTCCCTCCAaccattcctcctcctccagaccTCCCCAACCAGCAGCTTCTGCTCCATCCATGTCCCCCATGCCTCCACCAAACAACCAGATGAGACAGAACATCCGCCGCTCGCTCACAGACATCCTCTACAAGAG GGTGAGTGACAGTGATGATCTGAACATGACTGAGAGTGAGGTGGGAAGACTGGCTGTTGCCATTGAGAAGGAGATGTTTAACCTGTGCCTTAACACTGATAGCAAGTACAAGAACAAATACAGGTCCCTCATGTTCAACCTGAAGGATCCTAAAAACAAA GGCTTGTTTTACAGGGTCATAGGAGGTGAGGTTAGTCCCTTCAGATTGGTGAGACTAAGTGCTGAAGAATTACTTTCTAAAGAGATCTCTGAGTGGAGGAAGGCTGACCCTCCTGAG GCCCAGACTAACAGTGCCAGAGCCCATTCAGGGCAGTCCAAACTGGGCAGCAGGCGTGAGTCTGGCCCCCATAACATGGATGTCGAGGATGCCCCACCAACATCCGACGCAGATGTATGTATCTCTAccacctctccatcttctcGCATGGCTTCCGCGGCA GACCAAGATGAGACCACTCCCTCAGTGTCAGCTCAGGTCTCTGCTGTAGAGGGGAATAGTGGCAGCAGCATGCCAGACATTTTCAATACCATGCTCAAAGACACCACTGCTGAACACAGGACTCACCTTTTTGACCTCAATTGCAAAATCTGTACAG GTCAGAAGACAGAGGATGAGCCAGCAGCTAAGAAAGCCAAATTGATGAAGAAGCCAGACACTAAGCCACCCAGACAGGAGCTGCGTTCATCCAGATCTTCGTCAGGGGATGTCCCTCCTGCCTACCAGCAGCAAGTGCCCCAAGGCTACCAGCACCAAGACCCCATGGTCTACCAACACCAGATCCCTCCAGTGTACCAGTCGAGCATGGAGGCACCTGTCTCAGATTCCCAGCCTCAGCTTTACCAAGAGGACCCGAGCAGTATGGTGCCCCCAGCCCAGGTCCCTGCACCCGTGACCAACCCCACTGTCTCCTCTGTCAGCATCACTCGCAGAGACCCACGAATGGCCAGGCACGGCTCCGGAGTTTCCGTTACTCATGCTGCCCCAGAAACACCTACAGTGATGCCCATCTCAGCAGAGCCACCCTCAATTTCAGTTGCTGCTCCAGTGGAGGTTGGACCCAAAGGACCCCTACCGATGCCACCAGCTCCCCCGCCTTCAATGACAGTGTccaaatcagcaaaaaatag TACATCAGAGCCGCCTCCTGAGGGTGAGACGGCAATTTTCCTCCATGGTCAGGAGAAGATTTGGAAAGGATTTATCAACATGCAGTCTGTTGCTAAGTTTGTAACCAAGGCTTACTTGGTTTCAGGATCCTTTGAATATTTGAAGGAG GATTTGCCAGACACCATTCACGTTGGAGGGCGAATATCCCCAAGCACAGTGTGGGATTATGTTGGGAAGCTGAAAACCTCACTCTCCAAG GAGCTGTGTTTGATTCGTTTCCACCCtgccacagaggaagaagaggtggcatatgtctctctcttttcttactTCAGCAGCAGGAAACGCTTCGGTGTGGTGGCTAACAACAATCGTCGCATCAAAGACCtctatctcatcccactgagcTCCAAGGATCCACTGCCTTCCAAACTCTTACCGTTTGATGGGCCAG GACTTGAACCAGCACGTCCAAACCTCCTGCTAGGGCTGCTGATCTGCCAAAAGGACAGAAAACGGGCTGGGGCCCCTTTAGAAGTTGAGGAGAAACGGTCCAAAACTCAAACCAAAGACACTGATGACACTGGCCTTCCAAAGCCATCTGCGTCaatcaaaacagagaaaagcgTACGACCAAGCCAAGAAATTCCCTTCAGCACAACTCCTCCAGGGTCACCTCCATCCCTCAGCTCCTCAGAGACCCCAAGCAGCTCCAGCTCTGTAACCAGCTCCTCAGTTCTTTCCTTTTTG CAGGCTGTCAAACCCCCTACCACATCCACACCTAGTGGTAAAGACTCTCCATCCTCAAGTGGCTCTGTTGCTTCCTCAGCACCAACTGCCACTCCTCTTCAGACAATCCTAAACACTCTTTTTGGTAAGAAGAAGCATGACTCCGAGGCCTCTAACTCTCCCTCTGAACACAGTGTGGAAGCCTCAGCCCCACCACCTACAATGCTAGATCCCATTGTCCAGCAGTTTGGCCAAATTTCTAAAGAGAAGgtagatgaggatgaagatgacagGCCGTATGACCCAGAAGAAGAGTATGACCCCAGCAGGGGCTACAATGTGCCTAAGAAGCCTGTTGATATGGTCAGTGAACCTGAGGTCTCCAAACAGCGTGAAGAGACACCCAATGAGGTTGATGATGTTGCATATGACCCTGAGGATGACTCCATTTTTGATGAGGTCAAACCTGTAGTCCCAGGTCAAGCCAAGGGTACAGCTGAGTGTATTGCAGAACcacaaaaaatcctggaggacaTGAAACAGATTGGGGATCAGAAATGGCAGAAACAGGGAGAACAAGTTCAGCAGCAAATGTCATCCGTGGTGACATCTGCCACATCCTTCTCAGTTACAGATACACTAATAACACAACCTGCCAAATCCCTATTAGCTAATAGTCAGCTACTGCAGCTTGGCAAAAAGGTTGAAGAACTGGTTAAGTCTTCATCAGTCGCTCCCTTGATCAATCAGAGAAGAGACCCCCGGCAGAGCAGGGATCCTCGCCAggctgcagccagcaggaaaCTGACTGATGAGcctgaggagaaagaggagatcCCCGATGCCTTGGCAGACACTACACCTTCCTCACAGCCTGCATTTAAGAAAACAGAGTTAGCCGAAGTAGTTGAACCTGAACACCGAAAATCCTCAGAAGAACCTGAGACACAACAGCCTCAAGATGAGGTGAAAAGCGAGACGCTTCCCTTCATGGATTCAGACAAAGCAGAGGTGTCAATTCCCTTGTTAGGAGAGCAGATGGAACCTGATATGGAGGTCAACTTCATGGAAGAAGAAGTGAAAAATGAGGAAGCAGAGACACCTGAGGCCGAAACTGACATAGATAAGTACAGTATTTGGCCAAATGCTGCCAGTATTTTAAAAACTGGTGATGACTCTAAGTATGAGCAGAACAGCCAAGATTCAGACTCATCCAGCTTTTTCATTGCCTCCACAAATACTTCTACAGTAACGTCCGCAATCCCAGTACTTACTCAGAGCACAATGGGTGACACTCATTCCCATCACATGCCACATATGTCATCATCAGGCTTTCAGAATGAGTACAGACCCCCAGCTGATGTTCCCCCACCATCCAACTTCCCACCACCTCATCCAATGCAAGGATCAAACCTGATTATTAGGCCACCACCAATGTCTATGCCACCACCCATGCAAGGTCCTCCAATGTCAGGCCCCCCACCTATGCAGGGCCCCCCTCCACCTATCCATGTTCCTCCTCCAATTCGTGGTCCTCCCCCCATGCAAAACGATGGAAGCCAGCAATATGGCCCACCTCCAGGGAGCTACCCTCCCTATCAGAACCAGTGGGGAGGAACccagccgcagcagcagccgccTCCTGGACCCCCTCCCCAGAATATTATGCCACCCAGAGGACCACCACCACCTTTCCCTCCAGTGGGCCAGAGGGGCCCCCCTCCTCAAATGTTTGATCCCTCCATGCCCCCTCAGCACATTGGACAGCAAGGTCCCCCTACAGGCCTGCCCCCTCCTCCTAGTTTTGATGGACAGAACAGCTTGCCTCCACCAAGATTCAGTGGTGGTCCCCCACCACCATTTCAATTCCCTGGGTCCAGAGGCCCACCTCCACCTTTCACAGGACCACCCCCTGGTCACTTTGATAACAGGCTCCCTCCTCCGTCCCACTTCCCAGGGCCTAGGGGTCCCCCGCCGTCTCAGTATGGTGACCATGGGTCTCAACCCCCAATGGTAGAGCCTCCTCGAGGTCCTGTCGATCAGTATAATAAAGACAATGCTAACTCTTTCAAAATTGGTGTGGACCAACAGCAGAACCAAAACCCTGCTCATATGTATAAAGAAAACCAGGGCCCCCCACCAGGTTCTGCATACAGAGGCCCTCTGCCGAACCAGTATGAGGACAGAAGAGGCCCACCTTCCAGTGGGGAGATGGGCGGACAGCATTTCCATCCACATAACCAGTATGGCGGCTCCAGACCGCATTCTTCACCACCACATAGAGGCACGTTTGATGAACATCGAGGACTTCCCTCTCAGGACAACAGGGCCCCCCAGCCTCAGCATTTTGGAGGGTCAGAACGGTATCGCTTTGACAGGCACTCAGAAGACGGCAGACCTGTCCGTCACAGTGGGCCACTACTGCCAACTCCTTCAGAGGGCCCAATACCTCCGCCAGGCCGCATGGGTGCCCACAGTCCAGACCTGCACAGGGAAGATCACTGGCGACGCCACTCTCCTGATatgaggagaaggagcagcTCTACCCGAGAGGAATCAGAGCCTCGTGGTGATCGCCTTAGTCGCTTCGAAGGAGGACACCGAGAACCTCCTCCTGGCCCCTCACACCTTTCTGAAGAGAGGCAGCGAGAGTTGTCTGAGGACCGGCGGAGGGACAGAGAGCGTGAGGGCCCCCACTCCGGCAGGCCATCCTGGGACAGGGCACAAGGAAAACGCTGGAGCCGAGAGCGGGAGtgggacagaggcagagaaagggaCCGGGACAGGGAGCGTAGCCGAGAGAGAGACCGCagcagaggcagggagggagagagacacagggagacagagggagagcgaCACAGGGATCCAGAAGCAGACAAGAGGAGAGATCGAGACAGGGACAAGGACAGAGAAAGGGACAGGGACAGAggcagggacagggacagggacagggactCTGACAGGAGAGACTATGATCGTGACAGAGGGAGAATCCGTGACCGCGACAGAGAGCGTGAACGTGACCGAGAGCGAGACAGGAGACGAAGCAGAGACCGAGACCGTGGGAAAGACCGGggcagggacagagacagggagagggataGAGACAGGGACAAAGACAGAGATCGCCGGGAAAGgagcagaagcagagagaggaaagaggacaaaaaggaGAGTAAGCATGATGTCCCTAAGGATAGTGATAAACTTGCAGAAACGGAGAATGATAAAAACATGTCCTAG